Proteins from one Enterobacter bugandensis genomic window:
- a CDS encoding nickel/cobalt efflux protein RcnA, translating to MNDFASLLQQGNAWLFVPSAILLGALHGLEPGHSKTMMAAFIVAIRGTLKQAVLLGLAATLSHTAVVWIIAMAGLWFGRGWDAHTSEPWFQLISGVLIVAIALWMAWRTWKESRPHDHHHDCHHHHDHDHHHDHDHHHEHPLVEEEWQDAHQRAHAQDINRRFNGQNVTTGQIAMFGLTGGLIPCPASITVLLICLQLKHFALGATLVFSFSIGLALTLVASGAIAALSLKHATKRWPGFSELSRKAPWISAALIIVVGIYMSLHGLSGILA from the coding sequence ATGAACGATTTTGCTTCACTCCTGCAGCAGGGTAATGCCTGGCTGTTTGTTCCCAGCGCTATCCTGCTCGGTGCGCTGCATGGCCTGGAGCCGGGCCACTCAAAAACAATGATGGCTGCCTTTATCGTGGCTATCCGCGGCACGCTGAAGCAGGCGGTGTTGCTCGGTCTGGCGGCTACGCTTTCCCATACGGCGGTAGTCTGGATCATTGCCATGGCAGGACTATGGTTTGGCCGCGGCTGGGACGCACATACGTCTGAACCCTGGTTTCAGCTGATCTCCGGAGTGTTGATCGTTGCAATCGCCCTGTGGATGGCGTGGCGAACCTGGAAAGAGAGCCGGCCACACGATCATCATCACGATTGCCACCACCATCATGACCATGATCACCACCATGATCATGACCATCACCATGAACACCCGCTGGTTGAAGAGGAGTGGCAGGACGCCCACCAGCGCGCGCACGCGCAGGATATCAACCGGCGTTTTAACGGACAAAACGTGACGACAGGACAGATCGCGATGTTTGGCCTGACCGGCGGGCTTATCCCTTGCCCGGCGTCCATCACCGTTCTGCTGATCTGCCTGCAGCTGAAGCATTTTGCGCTCGGCGCGACGCTGGTATTCAGCTTCAGCATCGGTCTGGCGTTAACGCTGGTCGCTTCCGGCGCGATTGCCGCCTTAAGCCTCAAGCACGCGACAAAACGCTGGCCCGGATTCAGCGAACTTTCCCGCAAAGCGCCGTGGATCTCCGCCGCGCTGATTATCGTGGTAGGGATTTACATGAGCCTGCATGGCCTGAGCGGCATTCTGGCGTAA
- a CDS encoding metal/formaldehyde-sensitive transcriptional repressor has translation MSHTVRDKKMLLTRLKKIQGQSTALEKMLNSDHECAEVLQQLAAIRGAVNGMMMQVIEGHLTDHVVKEPEEAQREADLGVVLQVIKSYLK, from the coding sequence ATGTCACATACCGTTCGCGATAAGAAGATGTTATTGACTCGCCTGAAGAAAATTCAGGGGCAGAGCACCGCGCTGGAGAAAATGCTCAACAGCGATCACGAATGTGCCGAGGTGTTGCAGCAGCTGGCGGCGATCCGTGGCGCGGTCAATGGCATGATGATGCAGGTGATTGAAGGGCATCTTACCGATCATGTCGTGAAAGAGCCCGAAGAGGCGCAGCGTGAAGCCGATCTTGGCGTCGTGCTGCAGGTGATCAAATCCTATCTTAAGTAG
- a CDS encoding EAL domain-containing protein, whose amino-acid sequence MKTRHLVSLVTGVLIFSVLVPICLSIWLAHRQAEEKFVDALDSYASRVLMRTDRVVDQAKEALNHLQGFKGVPCSPLHLREIRRVAFSWRYIQEVIYIDNLKPLCSSLEQASKSAAYPPPMRITEDGYSAWLTAQNDLGFHRYMAVLGKGHYLVLVDPASLVDVIPFGAIAIDAALVGSATHLIFASSNTLDPHIRDRINDRGVSSVQYKGSMYVMKPVPELGFTVVTWAALTPLAESWHRQLLFWLPFGVLISLLAALFVLRILRRIQSPRNRLLDAINSRDFVVHYQPIVALCSGKIVGAEALARWPQPDGSSLSPDIFVPLAEQTGLISQLTQLVMEKVFEDMGHWLQLHPDQHISINLAPADLTSGNLPPLLSQLLNKWQIHPRQIALELTERGFADPKISAPAIAAFRRSGHPVYIDDFGTGYSSLSYLQHLDVDTLKIDKSFVDALEYKNVTPHIIEMAKSLQLAMVAEGVETEGQLTWLHRHGVQYGQGWFYSKALPRTEFILWAENNLATRST is encoded by the coding sequence ATGAAAACCCGACATCTGGTCAGTCTGGTGACTGGCGTACTTATCTTTTCCGTGCTGGTTCCCATTTGCCTCAGCATCTGGCTTGCCCATCGCCAGGCAGAAGAGAAATTTGTTGATGCGCTGGATAGCTATGCTTCTCGGGTGCTGATGCGCACCGACAGGGTCGTGGATCAGGCTAAAGAAGCGTTAAATCACCTGCAGGGATTTAAGGGCGTTCCCTGTAGTCCGCTGCATTTGAGGGAAATACGTCGGGTCGCGTTCTCGTGGCGCTATATCCAGGAGGTGATCTATATCGACAACCTTAAACCCCTCTGCTCTTCGCTTGAGCAGGCGAGTAAATCCGCCGCTTATCCTCCTCCCATGCGTATCACCGAAGATGGCTACAGCGCGTGGCTTACCGCACAGAACGATCTTGGCTTTCACCGCTATATGGCCGTGCTTGGGAAGGGCCATTACCTTGTTCTGGTCGATCCTGCCTCGCTTGTGGATGTGATCCCTTTCGGGGCGATTGCCATTGATGCCGCTCTGGTGGGAAGCGCAACGCATCTTATTTTCGCCAGCAGTAACACGCTTGATCCGCATATCCGCGATCGGATCAACGATCGAGGCGTCTCCAGCGTTCAGTACAAGGGCTCCATGTACGTCATGAAGCCAGTCCCTGAGCTTGGATTTACTGTCGTCACGTGGGCAGCGCTCACCCCCCTGGCTGAAAGCTGGCACCGACAGCTGCTTTTCTGGCTGCCGTTTGGCGTCCTGATAAGCCTGCTGGCGGCACTGTTTGTCCTGCGGATCCTGCGACGAATCCAGTCGCCGCGCAATCGCCTGCTGGACGCCATTAACAGCCGCGATTTTGTGGTTCACTATCAGCCCATCGTGGCGCTGTGCAGTGGAAAAATCGTGGGTGCGGAAGCGCTTGCGCGCTGGCCCCAGCCAGACGGAAGCAGTCTCTCGCCTGATATATTTGTGCCGCTTGCCGAGCAAACCGGCCTCATCTCGCAGCTGACGCAGTTAGTTATGGAAAAAGTGTTTGAAGATATGGGCCACTGGCTGCAGCTCCACCCCGATCAGCATATCTCCATCAACCTCGCCCCGGCCGATTTGACCTCCGGTAATCTGCCGCCTTTACTGAGTCAACTCCTGAATAAGTGGCAGATTCATCCCCGACAAATCGCCCTTGAGTTAACCGAGCGTGGCTTTGCCGACCCCAAAATCAGCGCGCCGGCTATCGCCGCGTTTCGCCGTTCGGGCCACCCTGTCTACATTGATGATTTTGGCACGGGCTATTCCAGCCTCAGCTATCTGCAGCATCTCGATGTCGACACGCTAAAAATTGACAAATCGTTCGTGGATGCACTGGAGTACAAAAACGTAACGCCGCACATTATCGAAATGGCGAAGTCGCTGCAGCTGGCAATGGTGGCGGAAGGCGTGGAGACCGAAGGGCAGCTTACCTGGCTGCACCGCCACGGCGTGCAGTATGGGCAGGGGTGGTTCTACAGTAAGGCGCTGCCCAGGACGGAATTTATCCTTTGGGCAGAGAACAACCTCGCCACGCGCTCTACTTAA
- a CDS encoding type B 50S ribosomal protein L31 codes for MKPNIHPAYRTVVFHDTSANEYFKVGSTIKTDREIELDGETYPYITIEVSSKSHPFYTGKQKTFSTDGSAARFRKRFGGFLNAKRG; via the coding sequence ATGAAACCAAACATCCATCCAGCGTATCGCACCGTGGTATTCCACGACACCAGTGCCAATGAATACTTTAAAGTGGGTTCAACCATTAAAACCGACCGCGAAATTGAACTCGACGGTGAAACGTATCCGTACATCACTATCGAGGTTTCTTCAAAATCGCATCCGTTTTATACCGGTAAGCAAAAAACGTTTTCCACGGATGGCAGCGCAGCGCGCTTCCGCAAGCGTTTTGGCGGTTTTCTTAATGCGAAGCGGGGCTAA
- the ykgO gene encoding type B 50S ribosomal protein L36 produces the protein MQVLNSLRSAKQRHPDCQIVKRKGRLYVICKSNPRFKAVQGRKKRR, from the coding sequence ATGCAGGTGCTTAACTCATTGCGCAGCGCAAAACAGCGTCACCCGGATTGCCAGATAGTCAAACGCAAGGGACGCTTATACGTGATTTGCAAATCTAATCCGCGCTTTAAGGCGGTGCAGGGACGTAAAAAAAGACGCTAG
- a CDS encoding GNAT family N-acetyltransferase: protein MKTFNEFGQPVGEALTDWQPRPHPSRVVLQGHYCRLEPLRVEHAGALFSAYALAGDTRSWTWLLREPDATAAEFAEWVASVCELSDPMHFTVIDNQTQAPVGTLALMRIDPKNGVVEVGHVHFSVLLSRTPMSTEAQFLLMRYAFDTLGYRRYEWKCNSLNEPSRKAALRLGFQFEGRFRQALVIKGRNRDTDWFSILDKEWPALASAFEGWLATDNFTADGKQKRSLESWRETRV from the coding sequence ATGAAGACATTCAATGAGTTTGGACAACCTGTGGGCGAAGCCCTTACCGACTGGCAGCCTCGCCCTCATCCGTCCCGGGTGGTACTGCAGGGGCATTATTGTCGGCTTGAACCGCTGCGCGTGGAGCATGCCGGGGCGCTGTTCTCCGCCTATGCTCTGGCCGGAGACACCCGGAGCTGGACGTGGCTACTGCGTGAACCCGATGCCACGGCCGCTGAGTTTGCCGAATGGGTGGCAAGCGTGTGTGAGTTATCTGACCCGATGCACTTTACCGTTATAGATAATCAGACCCAGGCCCCGGTCGGGACGCTGGCCCTGATGCGGATCGATCCTAAAAACGGCGTTGTGGAAGTGGGACACGTTCACTTCTCCGTGCTGTTAAGCCGCACGCCCATGTCAACAGAAGCGCAATTTCTGCTGATGCGGTACGCGTTCGATACCCTGGGCTACCGGCGATATGAATGGAAGTGCAACAGCCTGAACGAACCATCACGCAAAGCGGCACTGCGTCTGGGCTTTCAGTTTGAAGGCCGTTTTCGCCAGGCGCTTGTCATAAAAGGCCGTAACCGGGATACCGACTGGTTTTCGATTCTCGACAAAGAGTGGCCGGCGCTGGCGAGCGCCTTTGAAGGCTGGCTTGCCACCGACAATTTTACTGCCGATGGCAAACAGAAAAGATCCCTGGAAAGCTGGCGAGAAACGCGCGTCTAG
- the pdxR gene encoding MocR-like pyridoxine biosynthesis transcription factor PdxR, whose protein sequence is MNIPGDELYTLLHAALKTRGEETLQRALYLALRETILGGRLRSGSQLSGSRTLAQQLSVSRNTVNAALDQLTLEGYLLRNRQGTRVAQFAHRASPRVLTDPEVRLAKRVVQLPAPVTRDTPVMAFTPGTPAINYFPLPLWRRLYDRVLREEGSALLGYGDPAGEPSLRAAIARHLALSRGIDCDASQIVITEGALEGVNLCTMLLSEPGDVAWVENPGYSGAKSAFVKTGLAMIGIPVDDEGMCWEGLHAPSPALVFTSPSHQFPYGSVLSARRRLALLELARQHKAWIIEDDYDSEFRYVGEPVPAMLGMVNNAPVVYLGTFSKTLFPSLRMGFMVLPPALAKAARPAIGSLLRGGHRAEQRTLALFIEEGHYARHLAAMRRLYRKRYRQLREVLSAELYTPHRVLAGEGGMHLTLAIDGIDDQRLVEKARAFQLAPAALSGYYLETKQGQTGLVLGYGNTSASQFAPGIRRLQALITQQQGGKG, encoded by the coding sequence ATGAACATACCGGGCGATGAACTTTATACCTTGCTCCATGCTGCGCTTAAAACGCGTGGGGAAGAGACGCTCCAGCGCGCGCTCTATCTCGCTTTGCGGGAGACCATACTGGGCGGAAGGCTTCGGTCCGGCAGCCAGCTGTCCGGCTCGCGAACGCTGGCGCAGCAGCTTTCCGTTTCACGGAACACCGTCAATGCGGCGCTGGACCAGCTCACGCTCGAAGGCTATTTGCTGCGTAACCGTCAGGGGACGCGGGTGGCGCAATTCGCCCATCGTGCCAGCCCGCGGGTTCTGACCGATCCTGAGGTCAGGCTGGCAAAACGTGTCGTCCAGCTGCCTGCGCCTGTGACGCGCGACACCCCGGTGATGGCCTTTACGCCGGGAACGCCCGCCATCAACTATTTCCCCTTGCCGCTGTGGCGGCGATTGTACGATCGTGTCCTGCGGGAGGAGGGGAGCGCTCTGCTGGGCTATGGCGACCCGGCCGGTGAGCCGTCGCTGCGGGCAGCCATCGCCCGTCACCTTGCGCTTTCTCGCGGCATTGACTGCGACGCCAGCCAGATTGTGATAACCGAAGGGGCGCTGGAGGGCGTCAATCTGTGCACGATGCTGTTAAGCGAGCCGGGGGATGTCGCCTGGGTGGAAAATCCCGGCTACAGCGGGGCCAAAAGCGCCTTCGTCAAAACCGGCCTTGCGATGATCGGCATACCGGTGGATGACGAGGGAATGTGCTGGGAAGGGCTGCATGCGCCTTCACCTGCGCTCGTTTTCACTTCGCCGTCGCATCAGTTTCCTTACGGGAGCGTGCTCAGCGCGCGGCGGCGTCTGGCGCTGCTGGAACTGGCCCGCCAGCACAAGGCGTGGATCATTGAGGACGATTACGACAGCGAGTTCCGCTATGTCGGCGAGCCCGTACCGGCGATGCTGGGCATGGTCAACAACGCGCCCGTTGTGTATCTGGGGACGTTCAGTAAAACGCTGTTTCCGTCGCTCCGAATGGGGTTCATGGTGTTACCGCCAGCGCTGGCGAAAGCAGCGCGTCCGGCCATCGGCTCGCTGCTGCGCGGCGGGCATCGCGCAGAACAGCGCACCCTGGCGCTGTTTATCGAGGAGGGGCACTATGCCCGTCATCTTGCCGCCATGCGTCGCCTGTATCGTAAGCGTTACCGCCAGCTGCGGGAGGTGCTGAGCGCAGAGCTTTATACTCCGCACCGTGTTCTTGCCGGTGAAGGGGGAATGCACCTGACATTGGCGATTGACGGTATCGACGACCAGCGGCTGGTGGAGAAAGCGAGGGCATTTCAGCTGGCACCCGCTGCGCTGAGCGGCTATTACCTGGAGACGAAGCAGGGGCAAACCGGCCTGGTTTTAGGTTACGGCAACACCTCTGCTTCGCAGTTTGCGCCGGGTATCCGACGCCTGCAGGCGTTAATTACGCAGCAGCAGGGCGGGAAAGGGTAA
- a CDS encoding YlaC family protein: protein MTEIQRLLTATIDDLNHREKRDNRPRFSISFIRKHPGLFVAMYAAWLATLIVMLKSETLVDSVWLLVVLFVVFNAFFFFDVNPRYRYEDIDVLDFRVCYNGEWYNTRFVPNELIDSILHSPAVETVHKEKLQKMVATKGQLSFYDVFTLSRPAAA from the coding sequence ATGACCGAGATACAGCGCCTGCTTACCGCTACCATCGACGATCTTAACCACCGCGAAAAGCGAGACAATCGCCCGCGCTTTAGCATTAGCTTTATCCGCAAACATCCCGGGCTGTTTGTTGCCATGTATGCCGCCTGGCTGGCGACGCTGATTGTCATGCTGAAGTCCGAAACGCTGGTGGACTCCGTCTGGCTGCTGGTGGTGCTGTTTGTCGTGTTTAACGCCTTTTTCTTTTTCGACGTGAATCCCCGCTACCGTTACGAAGATATCGACGTCCTCGATTTCCGGGTCTGCTACAACGGCGAATGGTACAACACGCGTTTTGTGCCGAATGAGCTTATCGACAGCATCCTGCACTCTCCGGCTGTCGAAACCGTGCACAAAGAGAAGCTGCAGAAAATGGTCGCAACGAAAGGCCAGCTCTCTTTTTATGATGTTTTTACCCTTTCCCGCCCTGCTGCTGCGTAA
- the maa gene encoding maltose O-acetyltransferase — protein MSIEKQKMISGEHYRPGDETLRADRLRARHLLHRYNHTAPDEKTERQNILAELLGQSEGAYIEPSFRCDYGYNIYLGKDFYANFDCVMLDVCPVHIGDNCMLAPGVHIYTATHPLDAQERNSGVEFGKPVTIGNNVWIGGRAVINPGVTIGDNVVVASGAVVTKDVPANVVVGGNPAKIIKTL, from the coding sequence ATGAGCATAGAAAAACAGAAGATGATTTCAGGTGAACATTACCGCCCTGGTGATGAGACGTTACGCGCCGACCGGCTTCGGGCGCGCCATCTGCTTCACCGCTATAACCACACCGCGCCTGACGAAAAAACAGAACGCCAGAACATTCTGGCGGAACTGCTGGGACAAAGCGAAGGGGCGTATATTGAGCCGAGCTTCCGCTGTGACTATGGATATAACATCTATCTGGGCAAAGACTTTTACGCCAACTTCGATTGCGTAATGCTGGATGTCTGCCCTGTACATATTGGCGACAACTGCATGCTCGCGCCGGGCGTTCATATTTATACGGCCACCCATCCGCTGGATGCGCAAGAACGTAACAGCGGAGTGGAGTTTGGTAAGCCCGTCACCATTGGCAATAATGTCTGGATTGGTGGACGTGCGGTCATTAACCCAGGCGTCACCATCGGGGATAATGTGGTTGTGGCTTCCGGTGCCGTCGTGACGAAAGACGTGCCGGCTAACGTCGTCGTGGGCGGCAACCCGGCGAAAATCATCAAAACGCTGTAA
- a CDS encoding HHA domain-containing protein, with protein MSDKPLTKIDYLMRLRRCQSIDTLERVIEKNKYELSDNELAVFYSAADHRLAELTMNKLYDKIPTSVWKFVR; from the coding sequence ATGTCTGATAAACCACTCACAAAAATCGATTATTTGATGCGCTTACGACGTTGTCAGTCAATTGACACCCTTGAACGCGTCATTGAAAAGAATAAATACGAGCTTTCTGATAATGAACTGGCGGTATTTTATTCAGCCGCTGACCATCGCCTTGCAGAGCTAACGATGAATAAGCTGTATGACAAAATCCCTACTTCTGTATGGAAATTTGTCCGTTAA
- the tomB gene encoding Hha toxicity modulator TomB: MDEYSPKRHDIAQLKFLCESLYHDCLANLDESNHGWVNDPTSAINLQLNELIEHIATFALNYKIKYNEDNKLIEQIDEYLDDTFMLFSSYGINTQDLQKWRKSGNRLFRCFVNVSRANPVSLSC, translated from the coding sequence ATGGACGAGTACTCGCCAAAAAGGCATGATATCGCGCAGTTGAAATTTCTCTGCGAATCCTTGTACCATGACTGCCTTGCCAATCTTGATGAAAGCAACCATGGCTGGGTAAATGACCCAACGTCTGCCATCAATTTACAGTTGAATGAGCTGATAGAGCATATCGCTACCTTCGCACTTAATTATAAAATTAAGTACAATGAAGATAATAAGCTCATTGAGCAAATTGATGAATACCTGGACGACACCTTTATGTTGTTCAGCAGTTACGGCATTAACACTCAGGATTTGCAAAAATGGCGTAAATCGGGAAACCGGCTATTCCGCTGTTTCGTCAACGTGAGCAGAGCTAACCCGGTTAGTCTTTCCTGTTAA
- the acrB gene encoding multidrug efflux RND transporter permease subunit AcrB, whose translation MPNFFIDRPIFAWVIAIIIMLAGGLAILKLPVAQYPTIAPPAVTISATYPGADAKTVQDTVTQVIEQNMNGIDNLMYMSSNSDSTGTVQITLTFESGTDADIAQVQVQNKLQLAMPLLPQEVQQQGVSVEKSSSSFLMVVGVINTNGTMTQEDISDYVGANMKDAISRTSGVGDVQLFGSQYAMRIWMDPNKLNNFQLTPVDVINAIKAQNAQVAAGQLGGTPPVKGQQLNASIIAQTRLTSADEFSKILLKVNQDGSQVRLRDVARVELGGENYDIIAKFNGKPASGLGIKLATGANALDTATAIRAELKKMEPFFPSGLKIVYPYDTTPFVKISIHEVVKTLVEAIILVFLVMYLFLQNFRATLIPTIAVPVVLLGTFAILAAFGFSINTLTMFGMVLAIGLLVDDAIVVVENVERVMAEEGLPPKEATRKSMGQIQGALVGIAMVLSAVFIPMAFFGGSTGAIYRQFSITIVSAMALSVLVALILTPALCATMLKPVQKGGHGEHKGFFGWFNRMFDKSAHHYTDSVGNILRSTGRYLLLYIIIVVGMAFLFVRLPSSFLPDEDQGVFLTMAQLPAGASQERTQKVLDEVTDYYLTKEKANVESVFAVNGFGFAGRGQNTGIAFVSLKDWADRPGDENKVEAITGRAMGTFSQIKDAMVFAFNLPAIVELGTATGFDFQLIDQGGLGHEKLTQARNQLFGEVAKHPDLLVGVRPNGLEDTPQYKINIDQEKAQALGVSISDINTTLGAAWGGSYVNDFIDRGRVKKVYVMSEAQYRMLPNDINNWYVRGSNGQMVPFSSFSTSHWEYGSPRLERYNGLPSMEILGQAAPGRSTGEAMNLMEELASKLPAGIGYDWTGMSYQERLSGNQAPALYAISLIVVFLCLAALYESWSIPFSVMLVVPLGVIGALLAATFRGLTNDVYFQVGLLTTIGLSAKNAILIVEFAKDLMEKEGKGLIEATLEAVRMRLRPILMTSLAFILGVMPLVISSGAGSGAQNAVGTGVMGGMITATVLAIFFVPVFFVVVRRRFSRKNEDVEHSHSVEPH comes from the coding sequence ATGCCTAATTTCTTTATCGATCGCCCCATATTTGCGTGGGTGATCGCAATTATCATCATGCTGGCCGGGGGACTTGCGATCCTGAAGCTGCCTGTTGCGCAATATCCAACGATTGCGCCACCGGCGGTAACGATCTCCGCAACCTACCCGGGGGCTGATGCGAAAACGGTGCAGGATACCGTGACTCAGGTTATCGAACAGAACATGAACGGTATCGATAACCTGATGTACATGTCCTCAAACAGTGACTCCACCGGTACGGTTCAGATCACCCTGACCTTTGAATCCGGTACGGATGCGGACATTGCGCAGGTTCAGGTGCAGAACAAACTGCAGCTGGCAATGCCTCTTCTGCCGCAGGAAGTGCAACAGCAGGGTGTGAGCGTCGAGAAATCGTCCAGCAGCTTCCTGATGGTTGTCGGCGTTATTAACACCAACGGCACCATGACGCAGGAGGATATTTCCGACTACGTGGGCGCCAACATGAAGGACGCCATCAGCCGTACGTCCGGTGTGGGTGACGTTCAGCTGTTCGGTTCCCAGTACGCGATGCGTATCTGGATGGATCCGAACAAACTGAACAACTTCCAGCTGACGCCGGTTGACGTGATTAACGCGATTAAAGCGCAGAACGCCCAGGTGGCAGCCGGTCAGTTAGGCGGTACGCCGCCGGTGAAAGGCCAGCAGCTTAACGCGTCCATTATCGCGCAAACCCGTCTGACCTCCGCCGATGAGTTCAGCAAAATTCTGCTGAAAGTGAACCAGGACGGTTCGCAGGTTCGTCTGCGCGACGTGGCCAGGGTTGAGCTGGGTGGTGAGAACTACGACATCATCGCGAAGTTTAACGGTAAACCGGCGTCCGGTCTGGGTATCAAACTGGCGACAGGCGCGAACGCCCTGGACACCGCGACGGCGATCCGTGCGGAACTGAAGAAGATGGAACCGTTCTTCCCGTCAGGCCTGAAAATCGTTTATCCGTATGACACTACGCCGTTCGTTAAAATTTCGATCCACGAAGTGGTTAAAACGCTGGTAGAAGCGATCATCCTGGTGTTCCTGGTGATGTATCTGTTCCTGCAAAACTTCCGCGCGACGCTGATCCCAACCATCGCCGTGCCGGTCGTTCTGCTGGGGACCTTCGCCATCCTTGCAGCCTTTGGGTTCTCGATAAACACCCTGACGATGTTCGGGATGGTGCTCGCCATCGGCCTGCTGGTGGATGACGCCATCGTGGTGGTAGAAAACGTCGAGCGCGTGATGGCGGAAGAAGGTTTGCCGCCGAAGGAAGCCACCCGTAAATCTATGGGCCAGATCCAGGGCGCACTGGTCGGTATTGCGATGGTGCTGTCCGCGGTATTTATCCCGATGGCCTTCTTCGGGGGCTCTACGGGTGCGATTTACCGCCAGTTCTCCATTACCATCGTCTCCGCGATGGCGCTGTCGGTACTGGTAGCGTTAATCCTGACGCCAGCGCTGTGTGCCACCATGCTGAAGCCGGTTCAGAAAGGCGGTCACGGCGAGCATAAAGGGTTCTTCGGCTGGTTTAACCGCATGTTTGATAAGAGCGCGCACCACTACACCGACAGCGTGGGTAATATCCTGCGCAGCACCGGTCGTTATCTGCTGCTCTATATCATCATCGTAGTGGGGATGGCGTTCCTGTTCGTTCGTCTGCCAAGCTCGTTCCTGCCAGATGAAGACCAGGGCGTGTTCCTGACGATGGCACAGCTTCCGGCAGGGGCGTCGCAAGAGCGTACCCAGAAGGTGCTGGACGAAGTGACGGACTACTATCTCACCAAAGAGAAAGCGAACGTTGAATCCGTGTTTGCGGTTAACGGCTTTGGCTTTGCGGGTCGTGGTCAGAACACCGGTATCGCCTTCGTTTCTCTGAAAGACTGGGCGGATCGTCCGGGCGATGAGAATAAAGTTGAAGCGATCACGGGCCGTGCCATGGGCACCTTCTCGCAGATTAAAGATGCGATGGTCTTCGCCTTTAACCTGCCAGCGATTGTTGAACTGGGTACGGCGACCGGCTTCGACTTCCAGCTGATCGACCAGGGCGGTCTGGGTCACGAGAAACTGACACAGGCGCGTAACCAGCTGTTCGGCGAAGTGGCTAAACACCCTGACCTGCTGGTCGGCGTACGTCCAAACGGACTGGAAGATACGCCGCAGTATAAGATCAACATCGATCAGGAAAAAGCGCAAGCGCTGGGCGTGTCCATCAGCGACATCAATACCACGCTGGGCGCGGCCTGGGGCGGTAGCTACGTCAACGACTTCATCGACCGTGGTCGCGTGAAGAAAGTGTATGTCATGTCCGAAGCGCAGTACCGTATGTTGCCGAACGATATTAACAACTGGTACGTTCGCGGCAGCAACGGTCAGATGGTGCCGTTCTCATCCTTCTCAACGTCACACTGGGAATACGGCTCTCCGCGTCTGGAACGTTACAACGGTCTGCCGTCGATGGAAATCCTGGGTCAGGCCGCACCGGGCCGAAGCACCGGTGAAGCCATGAACCTGATGGAAGAGCTGGCCAGCAAACTGCCTGCGGGTATCGGCTATGACTGGACCGGTATGTCCTATCAGGAACGTCTGTCCGGTAACCAGGCCCCTGCCCTGTACGCCATTTCACTGATTGTGGTCTTCCTGTGTCTGGCGGCGCTGTACGAGAGCTGGTCAATTCCGTTCTCCGTTATGCTGGTGGTTCCACTCGGGGTTATTGGTGCGCTGCTTGCGGCAACGTTCCGTGGATTGACCAACGACGTGTACTTCCAGGTAGGCCTGCTGACAACCATTGGCTTGTCGGCGAAGAACGCGATACTTATCGTTGAATTCGCCAAAGATCTGATGGAGAAAGAGGGTAAAGGCCTTATTGAGGCGACGCTGGAAGCAGTGCGTATGCGTCTGCGTCCAATCCTGATGACCTCTCTGGCGTTCATCCTCGGCGTAATGCCGCTGGTTATTAGCTCCGGTGCAGGCTCCGGTGCGCAGAACGCGGTCGGTACAGGTGTAATGGGCGGTATGATCACCGCGACCGTACTGGCTATCTTCTTCGTCCCGGTGTTCTTCGTGGTGGTGCGCCGCCGCTTCAGCCGGAAGAATGAAGATGTTGAGCACAGTCATTCGGTAGAACCTCACTGA